A single region of the Stegostoma tigrinum isolate sSteTig4 chromosome 8, sSteTig4.hap1, whole genome shotgun sequence genome encodes:
- the prkaa2 gene encoding 5'-AMP-activated protein kinase catalytic subunit alpha-2 isoform X3, translated as MAEKQKHDGRVKIGHYILGDTLGVGTFGKVKMGEHQLTGHKVAVKILNRQKIRNLDVVGKIKREIQNLKLFRHPHIIKLYQVISTPTDFFMVMEYVPGGELFDYICKHGRVEEAEACRLFQQIISAVDYCHRHMVVHRDLKPENVLLDAQMNAKIADFGLSNMMADGEFLRTSCGSPNYAAPEVISGRESSCVTYKNKGCMQAQRWIFGVVV; from the exons ATGGCGGAGAAACAGAAACACGATGGTCGGGTAAAGATCGGCCATTACATCCTGGGCGACACTCTGGGGGTTGGAACCTTCGGCAAAGTGAAGA tGGGAGAACATCAGCTAACAGGACATAAAGTTGCTGTTAAAATCCTGAACAGACAGAAGATTCGCAATTTAGATGTTGTTGGAAAAATCAAGCGGGAAATTCAAAACTTGAAACTCTTCCGTCATCCCCATATTATCAAACT GTACCAGGTAATCAGCACTCCAACTGACTTCTTTATGGTGATGGAATATGTGCCAGGTGGTGAACTTTTTGACTACATCTGTAAACATGGAAGG GTGGAGGAAGCAGAAGCTTGTCGACTCTTTCAGCAGATTATTTCAGCTGTTGATTATTGTCACAGACACATGGTGGTTCATCGTGATTTGAAGCCAGAGAATGTTCTCCTTGATGCGCAAATGAATGCCAAGATAGCTGACTTTG GCCTCTCTAACATGATGGCTGATGGGGAGTTCTTACGCACCAGCTGTGGCTCACCAAATTATGCTGCTCCAGAGGTTATCTCAGGCAG GGAATCCTCTTGTGTTACGTATAAAAATAAAG GTTGTATGCAGGCCCAGAGGTGGATTTTTGGAGTTGTGGTGTGA